Proteins from one Megalopta genalis isolate 19385.01 chromosome 1, iyMegGena1_principal, whole genome shotgun sequence genomic window:
- the LOC143263307 gene encoding uncharacterized protein LOC143263307, with product MSKKSHHNKTNESVVERIQRLVERQPRGLQCEPSRTRSRSPIEQQASGKTSDIENRLEKIEQFMTNMANTSYNHTSQRPRSLRYDYVENEKLIPIFDPARDDIEIEKWIEIVDEVSNRLKWDDSKIKCVLGTCLRGMSRHFYNKRTHYCHTWAEMKLLLLREFQKTVPFHVLFKKCALYEALPGQSLEDYCSQKLAMLRRLDIPIPEKYLIDMVIRGIWDDALLHFIRSKQFIDTDELYTFLKSIKHTSNGESSKEHTPGTSNNPKYQKKSLE from the coding sequence ATGAGTAAGAAATCGCATCACAATAAGACGAATGAAAGCGTGGTCGAGCGTATCCAACGGCTCGTAGAGAGGCAACCGCGAGGATTGCAATGCGAGCCATCGCGAACTCGTTCACGATCGCCGATAGAACAGCAGGCGTCCGGGAAAACATCAGATATTGAGAACCGCTTGGAGAAAATAGAACAGTTCATGACAAATATGGCCAATACGTCATATAATCATACGTCTCAGCGTCCCCGATCGCTTAGATATGATTATGTCGAAAACGAAAAATTAATTCCCATTTTCGATCCTGCAAGGGATGATATAGAGATAGAAAAATGGATCGAAATTGTCGACGAAGTGTCCAATCGTTTGAAATGGGACGATTCAAAGATTAAGTGTGTACTTGGCACGTGTCTGCGTGGTATGTCCAGGCATTTCTATAACAAGCGCACACACTATTGCCACACTTGGGCCGAGATGAAATTGTTACTACTGAGGGAGTTCCAAAAGACGGTTCCATTCCACGTTCTTTTCAAGAAATGTGCCCTGTACGAGGCACTACCAGGGCAAAGTTTGGAAGATTATTGCTCCCAAAAACTGGCAATGTTACGTCGCTTGGATATTCCGATCCCGGAAAAATACCTAATTGATATGGTGATCAGAGGCATCTGGGATGATGCGTTGTTGCATTTCATCCGTTCGAAACAATTCATCGATACCGACGAACTATATACGTTTTTGAAATCAATAAAACACACGTCAAACGGAGAGTCTTCCAAAGAACACACTCCAGGCACCTCTAATAATCCTAAGTATCAAAAGAAGAGCCTAGAATAA